A window of Cottoperca gobio chromosome 16, fCotGob3.1, whole genome shotgun sequence contains these coding sequences:
- the snx27b gene encoding sorting nexin-27b isoform X4, whose amino-acid sequence MADVEGQGICSSVPPLPHPSSHNGSGSGNVTPGTGGSCQTATTVTSGPRLVRIVKSDSGYGFNVRGQVSEGGQLRSINGELYAPLQHVSAVLPGGAADRAGISKGDRILEVNSVNVEGATHKQVVDLIRAGERELVLAVLSVPPQEADCLDPGDDISALSCYDYSDKQAVPISVPSYKHTELNQEKFVVYNVYMAGRQLCSKRYREFVILHQNLKREFANFTFPKLPGKWPFSLSEQQLDARRRGLEEYLEKVCSVRVIGECDIMQEFLSESDENYNGVSDVELRIAMPDKTTLTVRVRKNSTTDQVYQAVVMKLGMDSVTGSYFALFEVINHTFVRKLAPNEFPHKLYVQNYTSAIPGTCLTLRKWLFTTEEEILLNDNQLAVNYFFHQAVDDVKKGFIKAEQKSYQLQKLAEQKKMSMYLNLLRGCEGYNEILFPHCSCDSRRKGNVITAISIHHFKLHACTEEGTLENQVIAFEWGEMQRWDTDEEGMAFCFEYARGEKKPRWVKIFTPYFNYMHECFERVFCELKWRKEVEEEATDKDNKNCSKDGMCGKNIFQLLRHRRDGGT is encoded by the exons ATGGCGGACGTCGAGGGACAAGGAATTTGTTCATCGGTCCCTCCGTTGCCTCACCCTTCTTCTCATAACGGCTCCGGTAGCGGTAACGTTACACCGGGCACCGGCGGCAGCTGCCAGACGGCAACCACCGTTACCTCAGGCCCACGGCTAGTTCGAATAGTGAAGTCTGACTCAGGCTACGGTTTCAATGTTCGGGGACAAGTTAGTGAAGGTGGGCAACTACGGAGCATTAATGGGGAACTGTACGCTCCCCTGCAGCATGTCAGTGCTGTCCTACCGGGAGGTGCCGCCGACAGAGCCGGTATTTCGAAGGGGGACAGGATTCTTGAGGT TAATAGTGTAAATGTAGAGGGAGCCACACACAAGCAGGTGGTGGACCTGATCCGGGCCGGAGAGAGGGAGCTGGTGCTGGCTGTGCTGTCCGTCCCGCCCCAGGAGGCCGACTGCCTAGATCCCGGAGACGACATTTCAGCCCTGTCCTGCTATGACTACTCCGACAAACAGGCCGTCCCCATCTCTGTGCCGAGCTACAAACACACTGAGCTCAACCAGGAAAAGTTTGTG gtatataatgtgtacatggcaggcaggcagctgtGCTCCAAGCGTTACCGTGAGTTTGTGATCCTACACCAAAACCTGAAGAGGGAGTTTGCCAACTTTACGTTCCCCAAGCTGCCTGGGAAATGGCCTTTTTCCCTGTCGGAGCAGCAGCTGGACGCACGACGCAGAGGCCTCGAAGAATACCTGGAGAAAG TTTGCTCTGTACGGGTAATTGGTGAATGTGACATCATGCAGGAGTTCCTGTCTGAATCAgatgag AACTATAATGGCGTGTCAGATGTGGAGTTGAGAATAGCCATGCCCGACAAAACCACGCTCACCGTCAGAGTTCGCAAAAACTCTACTACAGACCAGGTCTACCAG GCTGTGGTTATGAAACTAGGAATGGACAGTGTAACAGGCAGCTACTTCGCTCTGTTTGAGGTCATCAACCACACCTTCG tgcGTAAGCTTGCCCCCAACGAGTTCCCCCACAAACTGTATGTACAGAACTATACCTCAGCCATCCCAGGAACCTGCCTCACCCTGCGAAAGTGGCTCTTCACTACTGAAGAGGAGATTCTGCTCAATGACAACCAGCTTGCTGTCAACTACTTCTTTCACCAG GCTGTGGATGATGTGAAGAAAGGCTTCATCAAAGCAGAGCAGAAGTCCTACCAGCTGCAGAAGCTGGCTGAGCAGAAGAAGATGTCCATG TATCTGAATTTGTTGAGGGGCTGCGAGGGATACAATGAGATCCTATTCCCACACTGTTCCTGCGACTCCCGACGTAAAGGCAACGTCATCACAGCCATCAGCATTCACCACTTCAAGCTGCACGCCTGCACCGAGGAAGGGACACTCGAG AACCAGGTGATTGCATTTGAGTGGGGGGAGATGCAGAGGTGGGACACGGATGAAGAGGGCATGGCATTCTGCTTTGAATATGCACGAGGAGAGAAGAAACCACGCTGGGTCAAGATATTTACACCCTAT TTTAACTACATGCATGAGTGCTTCGAGAGAGTCTTCTGCGAGCTGAAGTGGAGAAAGGAG gTGGAAGAGGAGGCTACAGACAAGGACAATAAGAACTGCAGTAAAGATGGTATGTGTGGCAAG AATATTTTCCAGCTGCTGAGACACAGAAGGGATGGAGGCACCTAG
- the snx27b gene encoding sorting nexin-27b isoform X2, which yields MADVEGQGICSSVPPLPHPSSHNGSGSGNVTPGTGGSCQTATTVTSGPRLVRIVKSDSGYGFNVRGQVSEGGQLRSINGELYAPLQHVSAVLPGGAADRAGISKGDRILEVNSVNVEGATHKQVVDLIRAGERELVLAVLSVPPQEADCLDPGDDISALSCYDYSDKQAVPISVPSYKHTELNQEKFVVYNVYMAGRQLCSKRYREFVILHQNLKREFANFTFPKLPGKWPFSLSEQQLDARRRGLEEYLEKVCSVRVIGECDIMQEFLSESDENYNGVSDVELRIAMPDKTTLTVRVRKNSTTDQVYQAVVMKLGMDSVTGSYFALFEVINHTFVRKLAPNEFPHKLYVQNYTSAIPGTCLTLRKWLFTTEEEILLNDNQLAVNYFFHQAVDDVKKGFIKAEQKSYQLQKLAEQKKMSMYLNLLRGCEGYNEILFPHCSCDSRRKGNVITAISIHHFKLHACTEEGTLENQVIAFEWGEMQRWDTDEEGMAFCFEYARGEKKPRWVKIFTPYFNYMHECFERVFCELKWRKEVEEEATDKDNKNCSKDEYFPAAETQKGWRHLGREIVTS from the exons ATGGCGGACGTCGAGGGACAAGGAATTTGTTCATCGGTCCCTCCGTTGCCTCACCCTTCTTCTCATAACGGCTCCGGTAGCGGTAACGTTACACCGGGCACCGGCGGCAGCTGCCAGACGGCAACCACCGTTACCTCAGGCCCACGGCTAGTTCGAATAGTGAAGTCTGACTCAGGCTACGGTTTCAATGTTCGGGGACAAGTTAGTGAAGGTGGGCAACTACGGAGCATTAATGGGGAACTGTACGCTCCCCTGCAGCATGTCAGTGCTGTCCTACCGGGAGGTGCCGCCGACAGAGCCGGTATTTCGAAGGGGGACAGGATTCTTGAGGT TAATAGTGTAAATGTAGAGGGAGCCACACACAAGCAGGTGGTGGACCTGATCCGGGCCGGAGAGAGGGAGCTGGTGCTGGCTGTGCTGTCCGTCCCGCCCCAGGAGGCCGACTGCCTAGATCCCGGAGACGACATTTCAGCCCTGTCCTGCTATGACTACTCCGACAAACAGGCCGTCCCCATCTCTGTGCCGAGCTACAAACACACTGAGCTCAACCAGGAAAAGTTTGTG gtatataatgtgtacatggcaggcaggcagctgtGCTCCAAGCGTTACCGTGAGTTTGTGATCCTACACCAAAACCTGAAGAGGGAGTTTGCCAACTTTACGTTCCCCAAGCTGCCTGGGAAATGGCCTTTTTCCCTGTCGGAGCAGCAGCTGGACGCACGACGCAGAGGCCTCGAAGAATACCTGGAGAAAG TTTGCTCTGTACGGGTAATTGGTGAATGTGACATCATGCAGGAGTTCCTGTCTGAATCAgatgag AACTATAATGGCGTGTCAGATGTGGAGTTGAGAATAGCCATGCCCGACAAAACCACGCTCACCGTCAGAGTTCGCAAAAACTCTACTACAGACCAGGTCTACCAG GCTGTGGTTATGAAACTAGGAATGGACAGTGTAACAGGCAGCTACTTCGCTCTGTTTGAGGTCATCAACCACACCTTCG tgcGTAAGCTTGCCCCCAACGAGTTCCCCCACAAACTGTATGTACAGAACTATACCTCAGCCATCCCAGGAACCTGCCTCACCCTGCGAAAGTGGCTCTTCACTACTGAAGAGGAGATTCTGCTCAATGACAACCAGCTTGCTGTCAACTACTTCTTTCACCAG GCTGTGGATGATGTGAAGAAAGGCTTCATCAAAGCAGAGCAGAAGTCCTACCAGCTGCAGAAGCTGGCTGAGCAGAAGAAGATGTCCATG TATCTGAATTTGTTGAGGGGCTGCGAGGGATACAATGAGATCCTATTCCCACACTGTTCCTGCGACTCCCGACGTAAAGGCAACGTCATCACAGCCATCAGCATTCACCACTTCAAGCTGCACGCCTGCACCGAGGAAGGGACACTCGAG AACCAGGTGATTGCATTTGAGTGGGGGGAGATGCAGAGGTGGGACACGGATGAAGAGGGCATGGCATTCTGCTTTGAATATGCACGAGGAGAGAAGAAACCACGCTGGGTCAAGATATTTACACCCTAT TTTAACTACATGCATGAGTGCTTCGAGAGAGTCTTCTGCGAGCTGAAGTGGAGAAAGGAG gTGGAAGAGGAGGCTACAGACAAGGACAATAAGAACTGCAGTAAAGATG AATATTTTCCAGCTGCTGAGACACAGAAGGGATGGAGGCACCTAGGAAGGGAGATTGTTACCTCTTAA
- the snx27b gene encoding sorting nexin-27b isoform X5 — MADVEGQGICSSVPPLPHPSSHNGSGSGNVTPGTGGSCQTATTVTSGPRLVRIVKSDSGYGFNVRGQVSEGGQLRSINGELYAPLQHVSAVLPGGAADRAGISKGDRILEVNSVNVEGATHKQVVDLIRAGERELVLAVLSVPPQEADCLDPGDDISALSCYDYSDKQAVPISVPSYKHTELNQEKFVVYNVYMAGRQLCSKRYREFVILHQNLKREFANFTFPKLPGKWPFSLSEQQLDARRRGLEEYLEKVCSVRVIGECDIMQEFLSESDENYNGVSDVELRIAMPDKTTLTVRVRKNSTTDQVYQAVVMKLGMDSVTGSYFALFEVINHTFVRKLAPNEFPHKLYVQNYTSAIPGTCLTLRKWLFTTEEEILLNDNQLAVNYFFHQAVDDVKKGFIKAEQKSYQLQKLAEQKKMSMYLNLLRGCEGYNEILFPHCSCDSRRKGNVITAISIHHFKLHACTEEGTLENQVIAFEWGEMQRWDTDEEGMAFCFEYARGEKKPRWVKIFTPYFNYMHECFERVFCELKWRKEVEEEATDKDNKNCSKDGT, encoded by the exons ATGGCGGACGTCGAGGGACAAGGAATTTGTTCATCGGTCCCTCCGTTGCCTCACCCTTCTTCTCATAACGGCTCCGGTAGCGGTAACGTTACACCGGGCACCGGCGGCAGCTGCCAGACGGCAACCACCGTTACCTCAGGCCCACGGCTAGTTCGAATAGTGAAGTCTGACTCAGGCTACGGTTTCAATGTTCGGGGACAAGTTAGTGAAGGTGGGCAACTACGGAGCATTAATGGGGAACTGTACGCTCCCCTGCAGCATGTCAGTGCTGTCCTACCGGGAGGTGCCGCCGACAGAGCCGGTATTTCGAAGGGGGACAGGATTCTTGAGGT TAATAGTGTAAATGTAGAGGGAGCCACACACAAGCAGGTGGTGGACCTGATCCGGGCCGGAGAGAGGGAGCTGGTGCTGGCTGTGCTGTCCGTCCCGCCCCAGGAGGCCGACTGCCTAGATCCCGGAGACGACATTTCAGCCCTGTCCTGCTATGACTACTCCGACAAACAGGCCGTCCCCATCTCTGTGCCGAGCTACAAACACACTGAGCTCAACCAGGAAAAGTTTGTG gtatataatgtgtacatggcaggcaggcagctgtGCTCCAAGCGTTACCGTGAGTTTGTGATCCTACACCAAAACCTGAAGAGGGAGTTTGCCAACTTTACGTTCCCCAAGCTGCCTGGGAAATGGCCTTTTTCCCTGTCGGAGCAGCAGCTGGACGCACGACGCAGAGGCCTCGAAGAATACCTGGAGAAAG TTTGCTCTGTACGGGTAATTGGTGAATGTGACATCATGCAGGAGTTCCTGTCTGAATCAgatgag AACTATAATGGCGTGTCAGATGTGGAGTTGAGAATAGCCATGCCCGACAAAACCACGCTCACCGTCAGAGTTCGCAAAAACTCTACTACAGACCAGGTCTACCAG GCTGTGGTTATGAAACTAGGAATGGACAGTGTAACAGGCAGCTACTTCGCTCTGTTTGAGGTCATCAACCACACCTTCG tgcGTAAGCTTGCCCCCAACGAGTTCCCCCACAAACTGTATGTACAGAACTATACCTCAGCCATCCCAGGAACCTGCCTCACCCTGCGAAAGTGGCTCTTCACTACTGAAGAGGAGATTCTGCTCAATGACAACCAGCTTGCTGTCAACTACTTCTTTCACCAG GCTGTGGATGATGTGAAGAAAGGCTTCATCAAAGCAGAGCAGAAGTCCTACCAGCTGCAGAAGCTGGCTGAGCAGAAGAAGATGTCCATG TATCTGAATTTGTTGAGGGGCTGCGAGGGATACAATGAGATCCTATTCCCACACTGTTCCTGCGACTCCCGACGTAAAGGCAACGTCATCACAGCCATCAGCATTCACCACTTCAAGCTGCACGCCTGCACCGAGGAAGGGACACTCGAG AACCAGGTGATTGCATTTGAGTGGGGGGAGATGCAGAGGTGGGACACGGATGAAGAGGGCATGGCATTCTGCTTTGAATATGCACGAGGAGAGAAGAAACCACGCTGGGTCAAGATATTTACACCCTAT TTTAACTACATGCATGAGTGCTTCGAGAGAGTCTTCTGCGAGCTGAAGTGGAGAAAGGAG gTGGAAGAGGAGGCTACAGACAAGGACAATAAGAACTGCAGTAAAGATG GGACTTGA
- the snx27b gene encoding sorting nexin-27b isoform X1, with protein sequence MADVEGQGICSSVPPLPHPSSHNGSGSGNVTPGTGGSCQTATTVTSGPRLVRIVKSDSGYGFNVRGQVSEGGQLRSINGELYAPLQHVSAVLPGGAADRAGISKGDRILEVNSVNVEGATHKQVVDLIRAGERELVLAVLSVPPQEADCLDPGDDISALSCYDYSDKQAVPISVPSYKHTELNQEKFVVYNVYMAGRQLCSKRYREFVILHQNLKREFANFTFPKLPGKWPFSLSEQQLDARRRGLEEYLEKVCSVRVIGECDIMQEFLSESDENYNGVSDVELRIAMPDKTTLTVRVRKNSTTDQVYQAVVMKLGMDSVTGSYFALFEVINHTFVRKLAPNEFPHKLYVQNYTSAIPGTCLTLRKWLFTTEEEILLNDNQLAVNYFFHQAVDDVKKGFIKAEQKSYQLQKLAEQKKMSMYLNLLRGCEGYNEILFPHCSCDSRRKGNVITAISIHHFKLHACTEEGTLENQVIAFEWGEMQRWDTDEEGMAFCFEYARGEKKPRWVKIFTPYFNYMHECFERVFCELKWRKEVEEEATDKDNKNCSKDGMCGKVRLCLPLSGLSLINSLGEFLCFLCQSLCVFLLIAVSASEYFPAAETQKGWRHLGREIVTS encoded by the exons ATGGCGGACGTCGAGGGACAAGGAATTTGTTCATCGGTCCCTCCGTTGCCTCACCCTTCTTCTCATAACGGCTCCGGTAGCGGTAACGTTACACCGGGCACCGGCGGCAGCTGCCAGACGGCAACCACCGTTACCTCAGGCCCACGGCTAGTTCGAATAGTGAAGTCTGACTCAGGCTACGGTTTCAATGTTCGGGGACAAGTTAGTGAAGGTGGGCAACTACGGAGCATTAATGGGGAACTGTACGCTCCCCTGCAGCATGTCAGTGCTGTCCTACCGGGAGGTGCCGCCGACAGAGCCGGTATTTCGAAGGGGGACAGGATTCTTGAGGT TAATAGTGTAAATGTAGAGGGAGCCACACACAAGCAGGTGGTGGACCTGATCCGGGCCGGAGAGAGGGAGCTGGTGCTGGCTGTGCTGTCCGTCCCGCCCCAGGAGGCCGACTGCCTAGATCCCGGAGACGACATTTCAGCCCTGTCCTGCTATGACTACTCCGACAAACAGGCCGTCCCCATCTCTGTGCCGAGCTACAAACACACTGAGCTCAACCAGGAAAAGTTTGTG gtatataatgtgtacatggcaggcaggcagctgtGCTCCAAGCGTTACCGTGAGTTTGTGATCCTACACCAAAACCTGAAGAGGGAGTTTGCCAACTTTACGTTCCCCAAGCTGCCTGGGAAATGGCCTTTTTCCCTGTCGGAGCAGCAGCTGGACGCACGACGCAGAGGCCTCGAAGAATACCTGGAGAAAG TTTGCTCTGTACGGGTAATTGGTGAATGTGACATCATGCAGGAGTTCCTGTCTGAATCAgatgag AACTATAATGGCGTGTCAGATGTGGAGTTGAGAATAGCCATGCCCGACAAAACCACGCTCACCGTCAGAGTTCGCAAAAACTCTACTACAGACCAGGTCTACCAG GCTGTGGTTATGAAACTAGGAATGGACAGTGTAACAGGCAGCTACTTCGCTCTGTTTGAGGTCATCAACCACACCTTCG tgcGTAAGCTTGCCCCCAACGAGTTCCCCCACAAACTGTATGTACAGAACTATACCTCAGCCATCCCAGGAACCTGCCTCACCCTGCGAAAGTGGCTCTTCACTACTGAAGAGGAGATTCTGCTCAATGACAACCAGCTTGCTGTCAACTACTTCTTTCACCAG GCTGTGGATGATGTGAAGAAAGGCTTCATCAAAGCAGAGCAGAAGTCCTACCAGCTGCAGAAGCTGGCTGAGCAGAAGAAGATGTCCATG TATCTGAATTTGTTGAGGGGCTGCGAGGGATACAATGAGATCCTATTCCCACACTGTTCCTGCGACTCCCGACGTAAAGGCAACGTCATCACAGCCATCAGCATTCACCACTTCAAGCTGCACGCCTGCACCGAGGAAGGGACACTCGAG AACCAGGTGATTGCATTTGAGTGGGGGGAGATGCAGAGGTGGGACACGGATGAAGAGGGCATGGCATTCTGCTTTGAATATGCACGAGGAGAGAAGAAACCACGCTGGGTCAAGATATTTACACCCTAT TTTAACTACATGCATGAGTGCTTCGAGAGAGTCTTCTGCGAGCTGAAGTGGAGAAAGGAG gTGGAAGAGGAGGCTACAGACAAGGACAATAAGAACTGCAGTAAAGATGGTATGTGTGGCAAGGTAAGGCTTTGCCTGCCTCTGTCCGGTCTATCATTAATCAATAGCCTGGGGGaatttctctgttttctgtgtcagagtttgtgtgtCTTCCTCCTGATTGCTGTTTCTGCTTCAGAATATTTTCCAGCTGCTGAGACACAGAAGGGATGGAGGCACCTAGGAAGGGAGATTGTTACCTCTTAA
- the snx27b gene encoding sorting nexin-27b isoform X3, with protein sequence MADVEGQGICSSVPPLPHPSSHNGSGSGNVTPGTGGSCQTATTVTSGPRLVRIVKSDSGYGFNVRGQVSEGGQLRSINGELYAPLQHVSAVLPGGAADRAGISKGDRILEVNSVNVEGATHKQVVDLIRAGERELVLAVLSVPPQEADCLDPGDDISALSCYDYSDKQAVPISVPSYKHTELNQEKFVVYNVYMAGRQLCSKRYREFVILHQNLKREFANFTFPKLPGKWPFSLSEQQLDARRRGLEEYLEKVCSVRVIGECDIMQEFLSESDENYNGVSDVELRIAMPDKTTLTVRVRKNSTTDQVYQAVVMKLGMDSVTGSYFALFEVINHTFVRKLAPNEFPHKLYVQNYTSAIPGTCLTLRKWLFTTEEEILLNDNQLAVNYFFHQAVDDVKKGFIKAEQKSYQLQKLAEQKKMSMYLNLLRGCEGYNEILFPHCSCDSRRKGNVITAISIHHFKLHACTEEGTLENQVIAFEWGEMQRWDTDEEGMAFCFEYARGEKKPRWVKIFTPYFNYMHECFERVFCELKWRKEVEEEATDKDNKNCSKDGMCGKGLEVEWDLYMGTTLK encoded by the exons ATGGCGGACGTCGAGGGACAAGGAATTTGTTCATCGGTCCCTCCGTTGCCTCACCCTTCTTCTCATAACGGCTCCGGTAGCGGTAACGTTACACCGGGCACCGGCGGCAGCTGCCAGACGGCAACCACCGTTACCTCAGGCCCACGGCTAGTTCGAATAGTGAAGTCTGACTCAGGCTACGGTTTCAATGTTCGGGGACAAGTTAGTGAAGGTGGGCAACTACGGAGCATTAATGGGGAACTGTACGCTCCCCTGCAGCATGTCAGTGCTGTCCTACCGGGAGGTGCCGCCGACAGAGCCGGTATTTCGAAGGGGGACAGGATTCTTGAGGT TAATAGTGTAAATGTAGAGGGAGCCACACACAAGCAGGTGGTGGACCTGATCCGGGCCGGAGAGAGGGAGCTGGTGCTGGCTGTGCTGTCCGTCCCGCCCCAGGAGGCCGACTGCCTAGATCCCGGAGACGACATTTCAGCCCTGTCCTGCTATGACTACTCCGACAAACAGGCCGTCCCCATCTCTGTGCCGAGCTACAAACACACTGAGCTCAACCAGGAAAAGTTTGTG gtatataatgtgtacatggcaggcaggcagctgtGCTCCAAGCGTTACCGTGAGTTTGTGATCCTACACCAAAACCTGAAGAGGGAGTTTGCCAACTTTACGTTCCCCAAGCTGCCTGGGAAATGGCCTTTTTCCCTGTCGGAGCAGCAGCTGGACGCACGACGCAGAGGCCTCGAAGAATACCTGGAGAAAG TTTGCTCTGTACGGGTAATTGGTGAATGTGACATCATGCAGGAGTTCCTGTCTGAATCAgatgag AACTATAATGGCGTGTCAGATGTGGAGTTGAGAATAGCCATGCCCGACAAAACCACGCTCACCGTCAGAGTTCGCAAAAACTCTACTACAGACCAGGTCTACCAG GCTGTGGTTATGAAACTAGGAATGGACAGTGTAACAGGCAGCTACTTCGCTCTGTTTGAGGTCATCAACCACACCTTCG tgcGTAAGCTTGCCCCCAACGAGTTCCCCCACAAACTGTATGTACAGAACTATACCTCAGCCATCCCAGGAACCTGCCTCACCCTGCGAAAGTGGCTCTTCACTACTGAAGAGGAGATTCTGCTCAATGACAACCAGCTTGCTGTCAACTACTTCTTTCACCAG GCTGTGGATGATGTGAAGAAAGGCTTCATCAAAGCAGAGCAGAAGTCCTACCAGCTGCAGAAGCTGGCTGAGCAGAAGAAGATGTCCATG TATCTGAATTTGTTGAGGGGCTGCGAGGGATACAATGAGATCCTATTCCCACACTGTTCCTGCGACTCCCGACGTAAAGGCAACGTCATCACAGCCATCAGCATTCACCACTTCAAGCTGCACGCCTGCACCGAGGAAGGGACACTCGAG AACCAGGTGATTGCATTTGAGTGGGGGGAGATGCAGAGGTGGGACACGGATGAAGAGGGCATGGCATTCTGCTTTGAATATGCACGAGGAGAGAAGAAACCACGCTGGGTCAAGATATTTACACCCTAT TTTAACTACATGCATGAGTGCTTCGAGAGAGTCTTCTGCGAGCTGAAGTGGAGAAAGGAG gTGGAAGAGGAGGCTACAGACAAGGACAATAAGAACTGCAGTAAAGATGGTATGTGTGGCAAG GGACTTGAAGTGGAATGGGACTTGTACATGGGGACTACTCTGAAGTAG